A genome region from Eschrichtius robustus isolate mEscRob2 chromosome 4, mEscRob2.pri, whole genome shotgun sequence includes the following:
- the GPRIN3 gene encoding G protein-regulated inducer of neurite outgrowth 3, with amino-acid sequence MGTVPDPLRSAKTSLIAASGKEDDLGEVQAASPRPQPALLGRNTNGLSGTPAEPDLSPRTAAEALMQATEHETTQPAMSSAGIVSEVGKASPMLNSPGNTQLPGSGEPAAPAPRSAAGKDLIHVTFTVPANQHAHPAIPGDQPNSSLPSGPEDTLVESQRTADGEQAEKSGCPVAGICGKDQVPPCFPSQETIQGSVQPADTAAKAFSPAPAPVGGPEGERRQAVCDSQTGSCEPPAREVRCSENKPPSPTTSDPQAVTSVAPQPSRLPSGGSMFPPDPEKMLQPAQPQGSRFREVSTMTNRAESEIKQAPPRAQQDAEVQAVASVESRSVSTSPSILTAFLKETPAAEQFQQEQLRVVCRGSGRLSRTLELSASTPAPREAGRCLGTTPEVHIQPAAAVSAAFRGEGTSVSLPAEVLRSSSIDVASSNAQATCKEDGRSAGMTQVGQEPASRQLWGTNSTSLKASLGDQVSISAGCQAETSHGLGKFETKPSEFAAETTNGHTPDPDWKLSNSCGPASRADQSGNLDLTNQGDAREKKLASPQIVREQGSPGIDILDPRARAEAKSVLLNPKSPESRGTAPAASPTPSPVRRSQEGSVEENRQPKTATSLSLPSDSMGDSSPGSGKRTPSRSVKASPRRASRVSEFLKEQKLNVTAAAAQVGLTPGEKKKHLGADSRLQLKQSRRVRDVVWDEQGMTWEVYGASLDPESLGVAIQNHLQRQIREHEKLIKGQNSQSRRSISSDTSSNKKLKGRQPSVLQTMLQNFRRPNCCVRPAPSSVLD; translated from the coding sequence ATGGGGACTGTACCTGACCCTCTGAGATCGGCTAAAACTTCCCTGATTGCAGCTTCTGGAAAAGAAGACGACCTAGGAGAGGTTCAGGCTGCTTCACCTCGGCCTCAACCAGCCCTCCTGGGTAGGAACACCAATGGCCTTTCTGGCACTCCTGCAGAGCCAGACCTCAGTCCCAGGACAGCTGCTGAGGCCCTGATGCAGGCCACTGAGCATGAGACCACCCAGCCAGCCATGTCGTCTGCTGGCATTGTCAGTGAGGTGGGGAAAGCATCTCCCATGCTCAACTCTCCTGGCAATACCCAGCTGCCAGGGAGCGGGGAGCCCGCAGCACCAGCCCCACGTTCTGCAGCAGGAAAGGATCTGATACACGTGACATTTACCGTGCCAGCCAATCAACACGCCCACCCGGCCATCCCAGGGGACCAGCCCAACTCCAGCCTCCCATCAGGACCTGAAGACACCCTGGTGGAATCACAGAGAACTGCGGATGGAGAGCAAGCTGAGAAGTCAGGTTGTCCGGTGGCAGGGATCTGTGGCAAAGATCAGGTGCCCCCTTGTTTTCCTTCTCAGGAAACAATCCAGGGAAGCGTGCAACCTGCAGATACAGCAGCCAAGGCGTTCAGTCCTGCCCCCGCTCCCGTAGGTGGACCTGAAGGGGAAAGGCGGCAAGCCGTTTGCGATTCCCAGACGGGGTCCTGTGAACCTCCAGCCAGAGAAGTTAGATGTTCGGAGAACAAACCACCCTCTCCCACGACCTCAGACCCCCAGGCCGTGACTTCGGTGGCACCTCAGCCATCCCGCCTCCCTAGCGGAGGGTCCATGTTTCCTCCGGATCCGGAGAAGATGCTGCAGCCAGCCCAGCCTCAGGGGTCAAGGTTCAGAGAAGTGAGTACAATGACCAACCGAGCTGAAAGTGAGATCAAGCAAGCTCCGCCCAGGGCTCAGCAAGACGCTGAGGTGCAGGCGGTGGCGAGTGTCGAGAGCAGGTCCGTGTCCACCAGCCCCAGCATTCTCACTGCGTTCTTAAAGGAAACCCCCGCTGCAGAGCAGTTCCAACAAGAGCAGCTGCGTGTCGTCTGCCGCGGCAGTGGCCGCCTAAGCCGCACATTGGAGCTGTCTGCAAGCACCCCAGCCCCCCGGGAGGCGGGTCGGTGCCTTGGCACCACGCCAGAGGTGCACATCCAGCCAGCTGCAGCTGTTTCTGCAGCTTTCCGGGGGGAAGGTACATCAGTGAGCCTACCGGCTGAGGTCCTTAGAAGCTCATCAATCGATGTGGCATCCAGTAATGCTCAGGCTACATGTAAAGAAGATGGGAGGTCAGCAGGGATGACCCAGGTGGGGCAAGAGCCCGCCTCTAGACAGCTTTGGGGTACTAATTCTACCTCCCTGAAAGCTAGCCTCGGTGACCAGGTTTCTATCAGTGCAGGATGTCAAGCTGAAACAAGTCACGGATTAGGGAAATTTGAAACGAAGCCATCTGAGTTTGCAGCGGAAACCACCAATGGCCACACACCAGACCCAGACTGGAAACTCTCCAACTCTTGTGGCCCTGCCAGCAGAGCTGACCAGTCCGGGAACTTGGATCTCACGAATCAAGGGGACGCAAGAGAGAAGAAGCTTGCATCTCCTCAGATAGTAAGAGAACAAGGATCTCCTGGCATCGATATCCTGGACCCGAGGGCAAGGGCAGAGGCCAAAAGCGTACTGCTCAATCCTAAATCTCCAGAAAGTAGAGGCACCGCCCCAGCGGCGAGTCCTACACCCTCCCCAGTTAGAAGGAGCCAGGAGGGCAGCGTGGAAGAAAACAGACAGCCCAAGACAGCTACCAGCCTAAGCCTGCCGTCTGACTCGATGGGGGACTCCAGTCCCGGTTCTGGCAAGAGAACCCCTTCTCGCTCCGTCAAAGCCAGTCCCCGCCGGGCCAGCCGGGTCAGTGAGTTCCTCAAGGAGCAGAAGTTAAACGTGACGGCAGCTGCCGCCCAGGTGGGACTCACTCCGGGAGAGAAGAAGAAGCACCTGGGTGCTGACTCCAGGCTGCAGTTGAAACAGTCCAGGCGTGTCCGGGACGTGGTGTGGGACGAGCAGGGCATGACCTGGGAGGTGTACGGCGCTTCCCTGGACCCAGAGTCCCTGGGCGTCGCCATCCAGAACCATTTACAGCGACAAATCAGGGAACACGAGAAATTAATCAAAGGTCAAAACAGCCAGAGCCGGAGATCCATCTCCTCGGATACTTCTTCAAATAAAAAGCTCAAAGGCCGGCAGCCCAGTGTTCTGCAGACCATGTTGCAGAACTTTCGACGGCCCAACTGCTGCGTTCGTCCCGCTCCTTCTTCTGTGTTAGATTGA